One stretch of Labrenzia sp. CE80 DNA includes these proteins:
- a CDS encoding DUF971 domain-containing protein, translated as MSEQKAWPTELRLKNDKQTLLVSFDTGETHEYSAEYLRVCSPSAEVQGHGPSQKKTVPGKSHVGIMKIEPVGNYAVRIHFDDMHNTGIFTWDYFLELANDKDRHWGGYLKELEEKGLTRER; from the coding sequence GTGAGTGAACAGAAAGCCTGGCCGACGGAACTGCGCCTGAAGAACGACAAGCAGACATTGCTCGTGTCCTTCGATACAGGGGAAACCCATGAATACAGTGCGGAATACCTACGGGTGTGTTCGCCGTCCGCAGAAGTCCAGGGACATGGCCCCTCGCAGAAAAAGACCGTTCCCGGCAAGTCTCATGTCGGCATCATGAAGATCGAGCCGGTCGGCAATTATGCCGTCCGCATCCATTTCGACGACATGCATAACACCGGTATCTTCACCTGGGACTATTTTCTCGAGCTTGCCAACGACAAGGATAGGCACTGGGGCGGGTATCTAAAGGAACTGGAAGAAAAAGGCCTTACACGAGAACGGTGA